Sequence from the Verrucomicrobiota bacterium genome:
GAGAACTGGTCTTTACAAGTTGCGGGACGGAGAGCAACAACTCCGCCATCCAAAGTGCGTTGATCACCAACCCGGGCAAGTGTCACGTGCTCACCACCGCTGTCGAGCACTCCTCCAACATCAAATTTTGCGAGTCCCTCCAAAAGCGAGGCTGCGAAGTCACTGTTTTGCCGGTCGAATCCGACGGCGGACTGGACCTGCATCTTTTGGAGAAATCAATCCGCCCCGACACCGCCATCGTTTCGGTGATGTGGGCCAACAATGAAACGGGCGTCATTTTCCCGCTGGAAGAAGTCGCTGCCATCTGCCGCAGCAAGGGAGTGTTATGCCACACAGACGCGGTCCAGACGCCAGGCAAATTGAAGATTGATGTCAACGCTCTAGGGGTAGATTTCCTCTCCCTCTCCGCCCACAAACTGCACGCGCCAAAAGGCATTGGGCTGCTCTATGTCAAGCGGCGCGCAAAATTTCTGCCGTACATCATCGGGGGAAGCCAGGAAAGGGGACGAAGGGGAGGCACCGAAAACGTGGCGAGCATGATTGCCTTCGGTCGCGCCGCCGAACTGGCGCTTTCCACTTTGGACGACGAAAACACCCGGGTCCGCGCCTTGCGCGATCGTTTGGAAAGCACTGTTCTGCGCACCATCCCCGGTACAGTGCGGAACGGTGCCAAAGAGCCACGGTTGCCCAATACAACCAATATCGCGGTCGACTCAGTTGAAGCGGAAGCCATTCTTACGTTGCTCGATCAGGTCGGGGTTTGCGCCTCCAGTGGCTCGGCGTGCACCACCGGCTCACTGGATCCTTCTCATGTTTTGACCGCGATGGGACTCAGCGCGGCGCGTGCGCGCGGCAGCATTCGGTTCAGCTTGGGGATCTACAACACAGACGAGGACGTCGATTATCTCTTGAAACAACTGCCGCCAATCATTGCGAGATTGCGCGCTGTGTCGTTGGCCGATTCGCCTCCCAAGAATAGCAATCCTGACGACCTTGGGCCCGCTCCCTACGAACGAACAGACGAGGTCGCCACCAAGACCAAGGAGAACAGCGTTGTTTGAGTTCGACCAAGGGACTTCGCATACTGCCTGCTGCAGCTTCCTCAGAGCAGCCGCTCCATATAGACCACATCAAGCCAGCGGTTGAATTTGAACCCAACCTGTTTCAGCAGCCCCACGCGTTCAAAGGCGAACCGGTCGTGGAGTCGGATACTCGATTCGTTTTCAGCGTCGATGAGGGCGACTATGGCGTGTAATCCGCGTTCGCGCGCTCCGTCAATCAAGGGTGGCATGAGCAGCGTTCCGATCCCCTTTCCGCGTTGGCCGGCTGCCACATAAACAGAATTCTCAGCGGTAAAACGATAACCGATGCGATCGTGAAAACGGCCTAGCGACGACCAGCCGACAATCCGGTTCGCTTCGTTCACCGCGACGAATACCGGGTAATTGTTTTTAACATGATCGTCAAACCACACGATTCGTTGGTCCAGGGTGCGCGGCTCGTAATCATACGACGCGGTCGTGTTGAGCACAGCCTCATTGTAGATTTCCAGAATTCCGGAAACGTCAGCGTGGGTTGCGGCGCGTACAATCATCAAGAATCATTTCTCTGTTCGACTCAGCACTCGGACTTTGAGCTGCTTTAACACCTTCATCGTGCCGTGCGGATCGCGTCCAAACCAATCATGCAGCCGCGTATATTCGGCATAAAGCTGGTCGTAGATCGGCTTGTTCCGGAAGTCCGGCTGATAACTTTTCTTCCGCACGCGCGCCATTTTCAACGCTGCGGCGTGAATCTTCGGATACGCGCCGGCCGCAACCGCCGCCTGCATTGCTGCGCCAAGCGCGCAAGTTTGTTCCGACTCGGCGACCTTGATCGGCCGGCCTGTCACGTTGGAATAAATTTGCATCAGTAGCGGATTTTTTTGCGCCAGACCGCCGCAAGCGTAAAGTTCGTCAATGGCAACTCCCTTATTCGTGAACGCTTCAATGATTTTGCGTGTGCCAAACGCTGTCGCCTCAACGAGCGCGCGATAAATCTCGTGTGGCTTGGTGGTCAGCGTGGCACCGATGAGCAGCCCGGTCAGGTCGGCGTCCACCAGCACGGACCGGTTGCCATTCCACCAGTCCAGCGCGAGCAAACCGCTTTCTCCCGGCTTGAGCGCAGCAGCTTTCCTCTCCAAAATCTGGTAAACGCTCTTGCCGCTTTTTTTTGCCTCGGCTTGGACATAAGCTGGAACACCTTGCCCCACATACCAGGCAAACAAATCCCCCACGCCAGCCTGCCCTGCTTCGTAACCCCAAAATCCCGGCACCACGCCGTCTTTTACCACGCCGCACATACCTTCCACTTCCTGCCGCGTTTCGCCGATGAGCAAATGACAGGTGGACGTGCCCATGATCATCACCAGCTTGCCCGGTGTCGTGACCGTGCAGGCCGGCACCGCCACGTGCGCGTCGATGTTACCCACTGCCACCGGCGTGCCTTCGCGCAATCCCGTGAGCTTCGCCATCGCGGCCGTCAAGCCGCCCGCTCGACTGCCGAGCGGATAGAGTTTGGCGCTGAACTTCTCCACAACCACGTTCTCCAGCTTCGGATGCAACGGCTGGAAAAAATCCGGGCTGGGATAAGTCCATCCACCTTTGCCGTCCGGATAAACCCACATGGCTTTGAAACCCGCCGCGGACACACACCGACGTTCCGCCCCGCACAGTTGCCAGACAATCCAATCACCCGCTTCAATGAAACGATCGGCGGCGTCATAGACTTCCGGCGCGTGGTTGACCGTCTCCAGCAGCTTGGAGAAAAACCATTCGCTCGAATACTTGCCGCCATACGTCGCGAGGAACGGCTCATTTCCCTGATGCCCAATCTCGTTGATGAAATTCGCCTCGGGCTGTGCGGCGTGATGTTTCCAGAGTTTTACCCAGGCGTGCGGATTCTTGCGCCACTTTTTGTCGAAACAAAGCGGCGTGCCGTCAGCCTTGGTCGGCAGCATCGTGCAACAGGTGAAGTCCGTGCCCAATCCGATAATCTGTTCTGGCTTCACTTTCGCCGCGCGGAGCACCTTGGGGATGGTGGCGGACAATGCCGTCAGATAGTCCGCCGGGTTTTGCAGGGCGGTGTCTGGCGGCAATCGCTTCTTGTCGCCCGGCAAAGTCGTTTCGATGACTCCATCGGCGTATTCATAAACCGCGGAGGTGACTTCCTCGCCCGTGTGGACATCCACCAGCAACGCGCGACCGGACAGCGTGCCGAAATCCACGCCGATGACATACTGCTTCGTTTTGCCAGAACGAGAAGGTGACGACTTCATGGGGCGCGAGTCTGGCAAAACTTGTTTTGCGAGGCAAGCTGCGCTGTCACATTCAAAGAAGATGCTTTCTGCAACCTACCTCCGCCAGAAACCGAGGAAGCGTTGATAAGCTGTTTCCCATCCCATCTTGTCCTGCGGTTGAACCATCGTCATCGGAAACGAATCCCGCACCACCTGCCTGGCCACCGTCAGCGACGGCAATTCGCCGAGCGCGATGGCCTGTACTAGAACATTGCCCGCCGCCGTGGCCTCGACTGGCCCGGCCAAAACCGGGATTTGAACAGCGTTCGCGGTGAATTGATTAAGCAACTCATTCTTTGAACCACCCCCTACGATGTGCAGTCTCTCGATCTTTCTGCAGACCAGTTCTTCCAATTGATTCAAGGTGCGGCGATAGAGCAACGCCAGACTTTCCAATGCGCAACGGATGAATGCGCCGTGACTTGTTGGAACAGGCTGGGCGGTTTCCCGGCAGAAGGCGGCGATCTTGGCCGGCATGTCACCGGGGCCAATGAACCGCGCATCGGCGGGATTGATGAGCGAAACAAACCGTGGCGCACTGGCGGCGAGCGCGGCCAGATCAGCGTAATCGAACTCATGGCCCGCCTCAGCCCATTCACGCCGGCACTCCTGTACGAGCCAAAGCCCAATGATGTTCTTCAACAACCGGATGGTTCTGCCGTAACCGACCTCGTTGGTGAAATTCAACTCGCGGCAACGATCATTGATGATCGGCTTGGCAAGTTCCACGCCCATCAACGACCACGTGCCGGAACTGATGTAAGCCCAGTTCGAATCGGCAGCCGGCACCGCGGCTACTGCTGCGCCGGTGTCGTGCGAACACGATGCAATAACTTCCATCGTTGCGAGTCCTGTTTCTCCGACAACTTCGCGTTTGAGCGGTCCAAGGCGGGTACCCGATGGGACGATCGGCGTAAAGATTTTTTCCGGAAGACCGAGGGCTTGAATTAGTTTCTTCGACCAAGTCTTGGTACGCGGATTGTAAAGCTGCGTGGTACTGGCCATCGATTCATCCGTTTTCGCAACACCAGACAACATGAAATTGATGCCATCGCCGATGAGTAGAAGCCGGTCAGCCCGCGCGAGTCGCTCCGGCGTTTCCGCTGCCAACTGATAAAGTGTGTTGAAGGCCATGAACTGGATACCCGTCTCCTCAAAAATGGTTTCCCAAGAGACAAGCCAATGGACTTTGTCCACCACACGCGGATTGCGCGGGTCGCGGTAATGAAACGTCGGCGACATCAACGAACCGTCCGCCGCGAACAGCAAGTAATCCACTCCCCAAGCATCGCAACTGATGCTGGCGATGGGCAGCTTGCGGGCGGCGGCCTTTTTCAGTCCCACCTTCAGCTCGTCGAATAATCTCGGAATGTTCCAATGCAGCGACTCGCCCGCCTTGATCGGCGTGTTGGGAAAGCGATGAAGTTCTTCGAGGGCGAGCTTTCCTTTCGCGAGCGTTCCCAGCATCAACCGCCCGCTCTCCGCGCCCAAGTCACAAGCAAGATGGTGGTTGGTCATTCGCGCAATACTCAATGTCGCTGCAGATCCGCTGTGCCAGTTCTCGCGGAAATTCGCTCAATCAATCCGCACGTTCCCGCACAAATGCACCTCCAGCCCGAGTTCGGCCAGCGCCGCCGCCTTGATGCGCGCCGCGCGATGGACCTGCGTTTCGTTCGGCGCATAGACGACCTGGATGTGGTTGGACTTGTGGCGCGCCATCATCTGGTCGCGAGTCACGCCATCGAGCACGGCGTGCATGATGGGCCATTGCGGCGTGGTTTCGCGCCAGCGGCGCTCGGTTTCCTTGCGCGGCAGTTCGACGACTTTGGCCACGCCCAAATCGCAATGCAATTTCCCCTCCATGATGAACGCGCGACTCCAGACGATGTGGCCGGGCTTGGAAATCCCTTTCAACGTGCCGCCGCCCAATCGGAAATACATTGGCGGCTGACGCTCACTGCTCGCGCCCTTGAAGCCGCCGATGAAATGCGCCGGCGGCGCGGCGCCGGAAATCAGAAAGACCCAAACGTAGTCATTCACTCCGTCGCCCTTGTAGGGTCGTCCCCAGCGCAAATCGTGGAGTGTGTTCTCCGGCGCAAGACCGAGTTCGCGCCAAAGGCGATACGTCACAAGACCGTCGAGTCCGGCGCATTCGTCCACCTCGTTGAAATGCGGCAAAGCTTCACCAGCGAACAGCACCCGCCCGGTTTTCGCGCATTTCACCGGCGGGCGGTCCACGTTGTTCAACAATCCTTCCACGAGGTCGCTGGCCGGCGTGAGGTCCTTCAACCCTTGCTGATACTGGATACCGATGGTCGCGCAACCGAATTCATCGGCCAGGCGCACCGCGGCGATATACATTTTGCATTGCTGTAGGATTTGATTCTCAGTCAGTTCCGCTTCTTCATCGCGACCTAGCACGAACTTCATTCCCTTTTTCTTGAGCCATTCATAAATGCCTTTTGCCTCGAAATCCGAGACCGCTCGCGTGGCGGCATACAAGGCCGACTGACTCAGTCGTTCCTTGAAAAGGCCGGTGGGATTGAGCAGTTCGTCGGGAATGATGGCGTTGTGCATCCCCATGCAACCTTCGTCGAACACGCCCATGATGGCTTTCTGCTTTTTCAATTCGTGCGCGAACCGCCGACCAATCTGTTCGTCCGCGAGTGGAAGTTTCAAGCGGGCGAGATCCTGAACATGACTTTGATCGTGCGTGACGACGCCATCGGTCAACCATTGTCGCAAACCGTCCTTGAAAAAAACGTCCGTGAACTTCTCGCTCCAGAGCGTGCTGTAGCGAACACCCATCTTGGTCAAAGACGCATTCAAATTCAACATGCCGACCAGTCCCGGCCATGTGCCGCTCCAGTTGGCGACGGTGAGAATCGGCCCGCGATGGGTGAACAAGCCCGGCAGCACATGCTGGCTGTATTGCCAGACGCACTCGGCGACTATGAGCGGCGCGTTCGGATCAAGCCGACGAAAGACTTCGATGCCTATCTTTTGCGAATCGACAAAGCCATGCTGCTTCATTTTGTCGAAAGGGTGCGCGCGAACGACCGTCCAGCCCTCGGCCCTCAACGCCTTGGCGATGGCGGCCTCCATCACGGCTTGCGCGGGCCAGCATTTCTGGTTGGCAGAGAGGCGAAGATCGCCGTTGGCCACGAGGTAAACGTGTTTCGGTTTCAGAGGAGTGGGAGTTTTCATAATTCAAATTCGCTTCAGAAAGTAGCGAGCCGGTTTCGAAATTCAAAGTTCAAAGTGGTTTGGGGGCGTTTGCTGAAGCCCTTTTCTGCGACAACCTCACGCCAAAACTGTGTCCCGAATCAACGGCGGCAAGTCCGGTGGCTGATCAGAAATGTCGAAAGCTGTTCGCAACCTGGCTAGAGCTGTTTTGGCTTGCGCTCGGTCAGCAGCATGAATGCGTGCGAGCATCGAACCCACCCTCACTTCATCACCCGGTTTGGCGAGACGGTCCACACCCACGTCGTAATTGATGATGGATTCCTTCGAGAGCCGGCCGCCGCCGAGGTCACGAACGATTTCGCCGATGAGCCGTGCGTCGCATCGGGACACGAATCCCGCCTTCGTCGCCTTCAATTCCTTTACGACTGTCGCGGTGTGGTCGAGCGCAAGCCGCCGGTTGAACACGTCCAGGTCTGCTCCTTGCGCCACCAGCATTTCGTCCCACTTCTTGCGTGGGGCACCGGAGTTCAGGCAGTCCTCGACCTGCTTGAGTGCGGCGTCGAGAGATTTGGCCTTGTCGGTCTGCACGAGCAGATGCGCGGCACAACTGAGGACGAGTTTGCGTAGGTCTTCGCGTCGCCCCTCACCCGGCCTCCGGCCACCCTCTCCCCGTCGGACGGGGAGAGGGATGGGGTGAGGGGTTTCAAGAACTGCAACCGCTTCCTTCACCTCCAGCCAATTACCCGCAGCGCGACCCAACGGCGCGTTCATGTTCGTGAGCAGCGCGCGTGTGTTCACGCCGCACTCGTTGCCGAGGGCGACCATGGCTTGCGCGAGTTCGCGAGCTTGCGCCTTCGTTTGCATGAACGCGGCGCTGCCGAACTTCACGTCGAGCACAAGCGCGTCGAGGCTTTCGGCTAGTTTTTTGGAAAGAATGGAGGAGACGATGAGCGGAATGCTCGGCACGGTGCCAGTCATGTCGCGCAGGGCGTAGAGCTTTTTGTCCGCGGGCACCATGCGGTCGGTCTGGCCGCAGATGACGCAGCCGACGATTTGCACGATCTCGACGATGCGCTCGGTGGGCAGCGAGGTCTTGAAACCGGGAATGGATTCCAGCTTGTCGAGTGTGCCGCCGGTGATGCCGAGGCCGCGACCGGAAATCATCGGCACGCGAAAGCCGAGGCAGGCAAGCAACGGTGCCAGTGGAAGCGAAGCTTTGTCGCCGACGCCGCCGGTGGAGTGTTTGTCCACGAGGGGACGCTCGTCTCGCGGAAACTTCAGAACGTCCCCGGAATCGCGCATGGCGAGCGTGAGCGCGGTGGTTTCCTCCGTATTCAAGCCCCGAAAGTAAATGGCCATGAGCATCGCGGCCATTTGGTAGTCGGACATTTTTCCGGCGGTGTATGCGGAGATGGTTTCGCGGATTTGGTTAGTTGTGAGGGGATGACCTTCGCGCTTTAATTCGATTATCGACAAGAAGTTCATCAAGTGTTTTCCGATTGCTGCGAGACGCTGAGCGAGTCGAAGAATTCCTTCTCCATTTTCTCCAGCGCTTCTGGTTTACCGTGCTTGAGGTCTTGGAACGGTTTCCAGAAGCGGAATTTTCGAGACCTCTGGAAAGGACGAACTACAACAGCGAGCGGATTAAACTCGCGATGCCCTCGGAAGTGATGAAACGCTAACCGGGCAAGTGTTGGCGGAAAATGCCACTGGTTTCGCTCTGACCAATTCAAAATCTTTGCACGATTTCCCAGGCGAGGTAAGACTTGTTTCTCGATGTGCTCCTGCCAAATCGGGCTATCGGAGTAAACAAACAGAACGTTGCAACCACGAGTACACCAGATCGACCAGATACAAAGATGAAGAAAAACAGAGAACAGAATATAAACAACCAAAATGAAAAGCAGGAGAGGAATCCAAATCGGCATGAGCAAAAGTACCACTCCGGCAAGAGCGAGGTTTTTCCACCAACCGACTTGATCCTGTCCGCTGCTCATACGAACTCAATTAGGTGATGGCATGAGTTTTCGGCGCGGCGCCGAAAACAACCTACAAGACGCGGGCGCTACCCCACAAACCTCTTCGCCACGATGCTCGCATTGTGCCCGCCAAATCCAAACGAGTTGTTGATGATGGCGTTGACGGTCATTTCGCGCGCCTTGTTGGGAACGTAATCCAGATCGCAATCCGGATCGGGGTTTTCGTAGTTGATCGTCGGCGGCACGACGCCGGTCTGGATCGCCTTGCAACAGACGGCCATTTCTACCGCGCCGGCGGCGCCGAGCATGTGGCCAGTCGCGCCTTTGGTGGAACTGACGGCGAGTTTCTTCGCGTGCTCGCCGAAAACGGTTTTGATCGCCTGCGTTTCGCAGATGTCGCCCTGCGGCGTGGAAGTGCCGTGGGCGTTGATGTAGGAAATGTCCGTAGGATTCAGGCCGGCGGAGCGCAACGCCAACTTCATGCAGCGGGCCGCGCCCTCACCTTCCGGGGCCGGAGCGGTGACATGGCTGGCGTCCGCGGTGCTGCCGTAGCCGACAACTTCGCAATAAACCTTCGCGCCGCGCTTCTTTGCATGTTCGAGTTCCTCCAGCACAACGACGCCCGCGCCTTCGCCCATCACAAATCCATCACGTTCCTTGTCGAAAGGCCGCGAAGAGCGCTTGGGTTCGTCGTTGCGGGTGCTCATGGCTTTCATGGCGCAGAATCCGCCGATGCCGAGGGGCACGATGGTGGCTTCCGCGCCGCCGGCGAAGATTGCATTGGCGTCGCCCATCTTGATCGTCCGCCACGCTTCGCCGATGGCGTGCGTGGAGGTGGCGCAGGCGGAGCAGGTGGCGACGTTTGGTCCACGCAGCTTTTGATACATGGAGAACATGCCCGACGCCATGTTCAGAATGAGCATCGGGATCATGAACGGCGAGAGTCGGCCAGGGCCTTTATTCAACAAAATCTTGTGCTGCTCTTCGACGGTGTGAAGTCCGCCGATGCCAGAGCCGATGAATACGCCGATTTCGTCGCGATTCAACTTGTCGAGTTCCATGCCGGAATCGAGCAGCGCCTCCCGGCCGGCGAACACCCCGAATTGTGAGAAGCGATCGGTGCGGCGGATTTCCTTGGGCGAAGGGAACGCAGGCGCGGGATTGAAATCCTTCACCTCGGCGGCGATTTTGCAGTCGTAGTTGGAAACATCGAAGGCGGTGATTTTGTCGATGCCGCATTGTCCGGCAAGGAGGTTGTTCCAAAACGTGTCCATCTGCTGCCCCAATGAAGAGACGACACCGAGGCCGGTGATCACCACCCTGCGGTTGGTTGGGTTGCTGGCCATAAAATAAATCGGAGCAGCTTGAGCTGATGCCAGCCAAAACTGCCCCGAATCAATCCACGCGGCAACTACTTTTGCTTGGTCTCCTCGATGTATTTGATGACATCGCCGACGCTTTGGAGTTTCTCGGCCTGTTCGTCGGGGATTTCGTTGCCAAACGCCTCTTCCAGCGCCATGACCAGTTCGACAGTGTCGAGGGAATCCGCGCCCAAGTCTTCGATGAACTTGGCATCCGGTGTGACCTGGTCGGCGTTCACGCCCAACTGCTCGACAATGATTTCTTTGACTCGTTGTTCAATAGTTTTATCAGCCATGGGTTGCTCCGTTTTTCATGTGTGTCTATGCCACGTTCCAGAAGGCGTCAAGCCCTGAATCGCAATTATTTTTCAATATTCAATTGCTGCTCGATGGACACGTGCCAGTCTGTCTATCGGCTGGCGCAGCGGGCGTCCAGCGCGAATTTACATCACCATCCCACCATCGACCGTCAAGACCTGCCCCGTCACATAACGGGCCGCCGGACTTGCGAGAAACAAGGCGGCATTGGCAATGTCCTCCGCCTGGCCGAAACTGTTCAAGGGAATTTTTTTCAACAACTCCGCCCGCATCGCTTCATTCAACGCGGCGGTCATGTCCGTTTCAATGAATCCCGGTGCCAACGCATTGCAGGTAATCCCGCGAGAAGCAAGCTCCGAAGCCACGGACTTCGTGAAACCGATCAAGCCGGCCTTGCTCGCGGCGTAATTCGCCTGACCGGCGTTACCCGTCAGGCCGACGACAGACGCGATGTTGATGATGCGCCCGGCGCGCTGCTTTAGAAAGCTGCGTGTGAAAGCCTTGGTGAACAGGAATGCGCCCTTCAAGTTTGTGTCGAGCACCGTGTCCCAATGCTCCTCGCTCATGCGCATCAGCAATCCGTCGCGCGTGACGCCCGCGTTGTTCACCAGAATGTCCACCCTGCCGCACTCGGCCAGAATTTTTTCGGCGGCCGCAGAAACCGCTGCCGCATCCGCCACATCGACGGCGTGCGCCCAGGCTTTGCGACCCACGGTCCGGATTTCGGCGGCCACTTTGTCGGAGTTTTCCGCTGTGCGCGAAACGCAGACGACATCCGCGCCTTCCGCGGCAAACTTCAGCGCAATGGCGCGCCCAATGCCGCGACCCGCACCGGTGACGACGGCGATGTGATTGTCGAGTTGGTTCATGACGACGGTTGTTTAATCATGATTGGGCGCTGATGAACATAAAAAAAACGTGATGCGTAAATCGTGAAACGTGATGCGTGATACGTGAAACCATCCTGCGATGCTAATAACATCACGCTTCACGCCTCACGTTTCACGTATTACGCCTCACGCAACCAATACCCTCACCGTGGCTTCCAAACTCGCCACATCCGCCACATTGAGCATCTGCGCGTTCTTGTCGATGCGCTTCATGAAACCGCTCAGCGCTGTCCCCGGCCCAAGTTCGATGAACCGGGTGAAGCCCTGAGCCAGCAGGTGGCGCATGGACTCTTCCCAGCGAACCGACGACGTGACTTGCAGGACGAGCTGCGAGCTGATCTGGTCGGGAGTGGTGTGTGGTAGTCCGGTAACATTGGAAATAACAGGAACGGTTGGCACCAGGATTTTTGATTTGCCGAGTTCTACCTGAAGTTTCGCTTGTGCGCTGGCCATCAGCGGCGAGTGATATGCGCCCGCCACCGGCAATGGAATCGCTCGCTTCGCCCCCTTCGCTTTGGCAAGTTCACACGCCTTCGCGATTCGTTCTGCTTCACCGGAAATGACGAGCTGGCCGGGGCAATTCAGATTCGCCAGCACCACGCCCGCTTCGGCGCAGACTTCGCGCGTGGGCGCTTCGTCGAGGCCGATGACGGCTGCCATGCCGCCTTTGGTCACCTCGCACGCCTCCTGCATGAAGCGACCGCGCTGGCGCACGACGCGCAGACCGTCCTCGAAACTCAACGCGCCCGCCGACGTCAACGCCGTGAATTCACCGAGCGACAATCCCGCCGTCGCCTCGAATTCAAGTTGGAGTTCACGCTTTAGCGTGTCAGTGGTGGAACAAGCTGAAGCTTGAACTCCAACGCGCTCCTTCAGCAATTGGAACGCGACCCAGCTCACGAGGAAGATGCCGGGCTGCGCGTTTTCGGTCCTGGTCAATTCGGCGTCCGGTCCGTTGAAGCAAATGGCTGTGAAATCGTAGCCGAGCGTGGCGTTGGCGCGGTCGAACCACGCGCGGGCGGACGGGAATGCAGTAGCGAAGTCTTTCCCCATGCCGACGACCTGCGCGCCTTGCCCGGCAAACAGCAGTGCGGTTTTGCTCATAAAGTCCGGGAACTAAACAGGAATCCGCGCCACAGAGAAAGGAGAGAATTCGTGTTGTGAAACGTAACGCTTCAAGATTTCGCCAAACCCCTGAACCCACCCCCCGCCCCTCCAAGGAGGGGGAGCAACGCACGGTGGCTTGTTCCCCTCCTGGGAGGGGTCAGGGGTGGGTTGGCGGCGGCTTCGTGGGGAGGACCCTGTAATTCCTAATCATCGGGCATTCGCCTTTTCGACTTTCTCCTGCCAGAACTTTTCGGCCATGCGGTGGTACGCGAGCACCTCCTCGCGTTGCTTCGCGTCGTCGAGTTTGATGCGGC
This genomic interval carries:
- the nifS gene encoding cysteine desulfurase NifS encodes the protein MTEQKIYYFDNNATTKIAPEVIAAMLPFLSEYWGNPSSVYGFGNQLAKHLEAARSKVATLLNADPRELVFTSCGTESNNSAIQSALITNPGKCHVLTTAVEHSSNIKFCESLQKRGCEVTVLPVESDGGLDLHLLEKSIRPDTAIVSVMWANNETGVIFPLEEVAAICRSKGVLCHTDAVQTPGKLKIDVNALGVDFLSLSAHKLHAPKGIGLLYVKRRAKFLPYIIGGSQERGRRGGTENVASMIAFGRAAELALSTLDDENTRVRALRDRLESTVLRTIPGTVRNGAKEPRLPNTTNIAVDSVEAEAILTLLDQVGVCASSGSACTTGSLDPSHVLTAMGLSAARARGSIRFSLGIYNTDEDVDYLLKQLPPIIARLRAVSLADSPPKNSNPDDLGPAPYERTDEVATKTKENSVV
- a CDS encoding N-acetyltransferase; the protein is MIVRAATHADVSGILEIYNEAVLNTTASYDYEPRTLDQRIVWFDDHVKNNYPVFVAVNEANRIVGWSSLGRFHDRIGYRFTAENSVYVAAGQRGKGIGTLLMPPLIDGARERGLHAIVALIDAENESSIRLHDRFAFERVGLLKQVGFKFNRWLDVVYMERLL
- a CDS encoding ribulokinase, with the protein product MKSSPSRSGKTKQYVIGVDFGTLSGRALLVDVHTGEEVTSAVYEYADGVIETTLPGDKKRLPPDTALQNPADYLTALSATIPKVLRAAKVKPEQIIGLGTDFTCCTMLPTKADGTPLCFDKKWRKNPHAWVKLWKHHAAQPEANFINEIGHQGNEPFLATYGGKYSSEWFFSKLLETVNHAPEVYDAADRFIEAGDWIVWQLCGAERRCVSAAGFKAMWVYPDGKGGWTYPSPDFFQPLHPKLENVVVEKFSAKLYPLGSRAGGLTAAMAKLTGLREGTPVAVGNIDAHVAVPACTVTTPGKLVMIMGTSTCHLLIGETRQEVEGMCGVVKDGVVPGFWGYEAGQAGVGDLFAWYVGQGVPAYVQAEAKKSGKSVYQILERKAAALKPGESGLLALDWWNGNRSVLVDADLTGLLIGATLTTKPHEIYRALVEATAFGTRKIIEAFTNKGVAIDELYACGGLAQKNPLLMQIYSNVTGRPIKVAESEQTCALGAAMQAAVAAGAYPKIHAAALKMARVRKKSYQPDFRNKPIYDQLYAEYTRLHDWFGRDPHGTMKVLKQLKVRVLSRTEK
- a CDS encoding rhamnulokinase; the protein is MTNHHLACDLGAESGRLMLGTLAKGKLALEELHRFPNTPIKAGESLHWNIPRLFDELKVGLKKAAARKLPIASISCDAWGVDYLLFAADGSLMSPTFHYRDPRNPRVVDKVHWLVSWETIFEETGIQFMAFNTLYQLAAETPERLARADRLLLIGDGINFMLSGVAKTDESMASTTQLYNPRTKTWSKKLIQALGLPEKIFTPIVPSGTRLGPLKREVVGETGLATMEVIASCSHDTGAAVAAVPAADSNWAYISSGTWSLMGVELAKPIINDRCRELNFTNEVGYGRTIRLLKNIIGLWLVQECRREWAEAGHEFDYADLAALAASAPRFVSLINPADARFIGPGDMPAKIAAFCRETAQPVPTSHGAFIRCALESLALLYRRTLNQLEELVCRKIERLHIVGGGSKNELLNQFTANAVQIPVLAGPVEATAAGNVLVQAIALGELPSLTVARQVVRDSFPMTMVQPQDKMGWETAYQRFLGFWRR
- a CDS encoding fucose isomerase is translated as MKTPTPLKPKHVYLVANGDLRLSANQKCWPAQAVMEAAIAKALRAEGWTVVRAHPFDKMKQHGFVDSQKIGIEVFRRLDPNAPLIVAECVWQYSQHVLPGLFTHRGPILTVANWSGTWPGLVGMLNLNASLTKMGVRYSTLWSEKFTDVFFKDGLRQWLTDGVVTHDQSHVQDLARLKLPLADEQIGRRFAHELKKQKAIMGVFDEGCMGMHNAIIPDELLNPTGLFKERLSQSALYAATRAVSDFEAKGIYEWLKKKGMKFVLGRDEEAELTENQILQQCKMYIAAVRLADEFGCATIGIQYQQGLKDLTPASDLVEGLLNNVDRPPVKCAKTGRVLFAGEALPHFNEVDECAGLDGLVTYRLWRELGLAPENTLHDLRWGRPYKGDGVNDYVWVFLISGAAPPAHFIGGFKGASSERQPPMYFRLGGGTLKGISKPGHIVWSRAFIMEGKLHCDLGVAKVVELPRKETERRWRETTPQWPIMHAVLDGVTRDQMMARHKSNHIQVVYAPNETQVHRAARIKAAALAELGLEVHLCGNVRID
- a CDS encoding thymidine phosphorylase, with translation MNFLSIIELKREGHPLTTNQIRETISAYTAGKMSDYQMAAMLMAIYFRGLNTEETTALTLAMRDSGDVLKFPRDERPLVDKHSTGGVGDKASLPLAPLLACLGFRVPMISGRGLGITGGTLDKLESIPGFKTSLPTERIVEIVQIVGCVICGQTDRMVPADKKLYALRDMTGTVPSIPLIVSSILSKKLAESLDALVLDVKFGSAAFMQTKAQARELAQAMVALGNECGVNTRALLTNMNAPLGRAAGNWLEVKEAVAVLETPHPIPLPVRRGEGGRRPGEGRREDLRKLVLSCAAHLLVQTDKAKSLDAALKQVEDCLNSGAPRKKWDEMLVAQGADLDVFNRRLALDHTATVVKELKATKAGFVSRCDARLIGEIVRDLGGGRLSKESIINYDVGVDRLAKPGDEVRVGSMLARIHAADRAQAKTALARLRTAFDISDQPPDLPPLIRDTVLA
- the fabF gene encoding beta-ketoacyl-ACP synthase II — protein: MASNPTNRRVVITGLGVVSSLGQQMDTFWNNLLAGQCGIDKITAFDVSNYDCKIAAEVKDFNPAPAFPSPKEIRRTDRFSQFGVFAGREALLDSGMELDKLNRDEIGVFIGSGIGGLHTVEEQHKILLNKGPGRLSPFMIPMLILNMASGMFSMYQKLRGPNVATCSACATSTHAIGEAWRTIKMGDANAIFAGGAEATIVPLGIGGFCAMKAMSTRNDEPKRSSRPFDKERDGFVMGEGAGVVVLEELEHAKKRGAKVYCEVVGYGSTADASHVTAPAPEGEGAARCMKLALRSAGLNPTDISYINAHGTSTPQGDICETQAIKTVFGEHAKKLAVSSTKGATGHMLGAAGAVEMAVCCKAIQTGVVPPTINYENPDPDCDLDYVPNKAREMTVNAIINNSFGFGGHNASIVAKRFVG
- the acpP gene encoding acyl carrier protein, which translates into the protein MADKTIEQRVKEIIVEQLGVNADQVTPDAKFIEDLGADSLDTVELVMALEEAFGNEIPDEQAEKLQSVGDVIKYIEETKQK